In Vanacampus margaritifer isolate UIUO_Vmar chromosome 18, RoL_Vmar_1.0, whole genome shotgun sequence, a genomic segment contains:
- the LOC144038050 gene encoding heparan sulfate glucosamine 3-O-sulfotransferase 2-like — protein sequence MACALLFNRRLTKTSVCLLSLLLSFVGYCTLFHADPLMMLPVSGDPARGCNRRLPAGAACASTPPSAAEASRANAAEWPPSVPLHARSDTPSPPMGHPKFGNKKLPNAIIVGVKKGGTRAVLEFIRIHPDVRAAGTETHFFDRNYDRGFEWYRGLMPRTLEGQLTMEKTPSYFVTKETPHRIAAMSRDAKLIVVVRDPVTRAISDYTQTLSKTPDLPSFQELAFRNQSSGLVDASWNAIRIGLYALHLENWLRYFPLAQIHFVSGERLITDPAGELARVQDFLGLKRIVTDKHFYFNRTKGFPCLKKPESSGSPRCLGKSKGRTHVQIDRDAIEQLRDFYRPFNVKFYEMVGHDFKWE from the exons ATGGCATGCGCGCTCCTCTTCAATCGCCGGCTTACAAAAACATCAGTGTGCTTGTTGTCCCTGCTCCTTTCCTTCGTGGGCTACTGCACCTTATTCCACGCGGACCCCCTCATGATGCTGCCGGTTTCGGGGGATCCGGCGCGGGGCTGCAATCGGCGGCTCCCGGCCGGCGCAGCCTGCGCTTCTACTCCCCCGTCGGCTGCGGAGGCATCCCGGGCAAATGCTGCGGAGTGGCCGCCTTCGGTTCCGCTCCACGCCAGGAGCGACACGCCCAGCCCGCCGATGGGCCACCCTAAGTTCGGCAATAAAAAGTTGCCCAACGCCATCATAGTTGGCGTGAAGAAGGGAGGAACAAGGGCGGTTCTTGAGTTCATACGGATCCACCCGGACGTGAGAGCTGCCGGGACCGAGACGCACTTCTTTGACAGGAACTATGACAGAGGGTTCGAGTGGTACAG AGGTTTGATGCCAAGGACACTCGAAGGCCAACTCACCATGGAGAAGACGCCGAGCTACTTCGTGACGAAAGAAACTCCGCACAGGATCGCCGCAATGTCCCGAGACGCCAAGCTCATCGTGGTGGTGCGAGACCCCGTCACCCGAGCCATATCGGATTACACCCAGACTTTATCCAAAACCCCCGACTTGCCCAGCTTCCAAGAACTCGCCTTCCGGAACCAGAGCTCGGGCCTGGTGGACGCATCCTGGAACGCCATCCGCATCGGCCTGTACGCGCTTCACCTGGAAAACTGGCTCCGCTACTTCCCCCTGGCTCAGATCCACTTTGTCAGCGGCGAGCGCCTGATCACCGACCCGGCGGGCGAGCTGGCCCGGGTGCAGGACTTCCTGGGGCTCAAGCGCATCGTCACGGACAAGCACTTCTACTTCAACCGCACCAAAGGCTTCCCGTGCCTCAAGAAACCGGAGAGCAGCGGCTCGCCTCGCTGCCTGGGAAAGTCCAAGGGTCGGACTCACGTGCAGATCGACCGGGACGCCATCGAGCAGCTGCGGGACTTCTATAGACCCTTTAATGTCAAGTTCTATGAGATGGTGGGTCATGATTTCAAGTGGGAGTAG